One Novosphingobium sp. 9U genomic window, GATTTCTCCATCATGCTCTCGGACCAGCCCGGTCTCGACGCCAAGCCGGATGCGCCGGACGCCGATGGCAAGGCAGGCTTCGCTGCATTCGGCCAGGTCGTCGGGGGGATGGACGTGGTTGACAAGATCTGGGCCATGCCGCGGTCCGCCACCAACGGCGTCGGCGTGATGAAGGGCCAGATGCTCGATCCGGTGGTGAAGATCGTCAGCGTTCGCCGGATTGCAACGCCCGCTAGCTGAGCCGCGCGAACGTCAGCGGATCACTTCGGGGCGGCTCGCCCCGTCAGCAGCGGATAGGGATTGATCGCTGTCCCTTGCTGCGACCAGCCCTGTGACGGATCGGCGCTCCACACGGCAAAGTGCAGGTGCGGCGCGGCGGGATCGGCATTGCCGGTATGCCCCACCGTGCCCAACCGCTGCCCAACCTGCACGGTCATGCCCTCGCGCAAGGCAGGATCGTAGCCGGCGAGGTGCGCGTAGTAATAGATCAGCCGCCGGTCGGGCGAGCGGATGTAGATCGTGTTGCCTCCATCGTGAGAGAGGAACAGCTTCTCCACCCGGCCCGGCGAGGCGGCGAGCACCGGCGCGCCCTCGCCCGCCATGATGTCGATAGCATCGTGCTGGCGCGCGCCTTGAGCCCGGCCTTGCGAGAACGTGTCGGTGAGGCTCGCCGCGGCCACTCCAACCACTGGGATCGCAAGCCGACCGACCTGCACCGGAGCGAGCACGTGAGGTCGGGTGGGCGCAGCCCCGGGCGCTCCACCGGTCAGTCCATCGAGGAGCCCGGACCGGCCATCCGGCGCGCCTGCGTCGCGTGTCACCGCGCCTGCGGAGCCACGATGATCCGCGGCGATATGGCCGTGGAACAGCCACGCGCCCAGCGCGACCCAGAATGCCGAAGTCAGCACCACGCTCAAGGTGATGGCGCGGCTCAGTCCGGGCCAGCCGACCTGCATCGTCACGCCGGGTATGCCGCTGTGCTCGCCCGCCGCGCCAGTACAGTCCCCAGTACAGTCCATCGCCCGGTGAGTACGAGTGCAGTAGCAGACACGTGAACATCCCCTCGGTTCGAGGTGGCCCGGCGCCACCTCGCGGTCCGTCCTACAAACGAACATTCCGGGGAATGGCTGCGCTACAACAAACAAGCCGTCTTGACTTGACGGACGGTCGCGTGTGCTTGGGCAAGCCATGAGCGAAGACGAGACGCATACCGTGCGTGCAGGCTGGCTGCACCGGCTGGGCCTCACCCCGCGCCGCCGCGCATCCGATCCCCCGGTAGACGCGTCGGCCTGCCCTCCTCCTACGGACACTACGCTGCAGCGCCGGCGCGAGATGCTGGCCGACGTGTCGAGCTTCCTGATGGCGCACGGGCTGCCGGTGAACAGCTTCACGCTCGATGTCGCACACAAGGTCATGGCCGAGACCGACACGCGGCTGATGCGCGCCGTGGAGGACCGGGTGCGGGCGGGCGAGCCGATCACGCTCGATTGGCTCGAAACCGTTGCGGACCGGTGTGGCAAGCCCGAGGGCACGCAGGCGCTGCAGGACCTGATCGAGCGCCTGGAAAGTACCATCACCCAGTTCGCGCAGACTGCCAGCGATGCGCGCAGTGCGACAAGCCGCTACAGCAGTGCGCTCGAGCAACACGCCGAAGGTCTTGACGCCAATGACGCGCTGCAGGGCGGGGACACGATCGCTGCGCAGATCGCCGTCATGGTGCACGACATGCTGGCTCGCACGCGCCTGCTGGAGGGCGAGCTCGACCGCTCCGCACGCGAAACGCGCAAGCTGGAGAAGAACCTTGCCGATGCGCGGCGCGAGGCCGAAGTCGATTATCTCACCGGTCTGCCCAACCGCCGCGCCTTCGAGGCCGTGTTCGCGCAGGAAGTCGCCGAGGCACAACAGGCTGGCCACGCGCTGTGCGTCGCCTTTTGCGACATCGACCACTTCAAGCGCATCAACGATGCTCACGGCCACGAGGCGGGAGACCGCATCTTGCGCACCGTGGCGAAGACGCTTTCCAGGCTCCTGCCCAATGCCTGCCACGTGGCGCGCCATGGCGGCGAAGAGTTCGTGATCGTCATGCGCGGGCTGAGCATGGCAGAGGCCGTGGCCAAGCTCGACGAAGTGCGCGGAGCGATGGCTGGGCGGCGCCTGATCAACCGATCCACCGATATCCCGTTTGGCCAGATCACGTTCTCCGCCGGGATTGCCGACGTTCGCGCGCACGAGGATCCGCGCGAAGCGCTGCGCTGTGCCGACCGGGCCCTCTATGTCGCCAAGAGCGAGGGCCGTAATCGCATCGTCTGTGCACCAGTACCCTTTGTTGATGGGATGCGGACCGCCAATTCCTAACGCAAACGCCGAGTCGCAAACACATGCGCAATGCCGTTCTCGATTGTCGGCCATGCCGCCCGACTCTCGCATATGATCTTCAAACCGCTGTACTTTCGCCGAAATCCTGTGCTCGATTACTTTGCAGGCCGCGAAGCCGTATTGCTGACCCTGAAAGCGGTCAGGAATCGTTAGGGAATTCGGCTTATGATCCAACGTGGATAAAAGCACGGGAAGAGCCGCGGTGCAGGGACAGAATTCATTTACGGCTGACCTGAGAGTCACCTCCACCCGCCGCGTCGCAATCATGGGCATCCAGGCCCTGAGTTGTGTCTCCATCGCAGTGGCTGTCTTTGGTCCATCCCAGCTGGTGCGTCCGGCAGCGAGCCTGGCGCTCGTAGTCATGGTGATCGTCTTCCTCACCGGGTTGTTCTTTGCCCGCGGAGCCGTCAGTCAGGCGATCCGCCAGCGCACGCTCTTTCGCGAAGCCGAAGAGACCAAGCAGCAGGTCGAAGAGCTGTTCGCGATGACCGACATGCTCCAGGCTGCCGAAGATCACGAGGACGCCGGATCGGTCCTTCTCGCAACTGCCCGTCGCCTGCTGCCCGAGTTCGGCGGCGCGCTCTACGTGTTCAACAACTCGCGCGACCGGCTCGACCTGGCCAAGTCGTGGAACGTTACCGAGAGCTTCCATCCCAGCGATACGCTGCTGCCGAGCAATTGCTGGGCGCTCAAGCGCGGCAAACAGCACATCAACGACATCTCTCGCGAGACGCTGTGCTGCATGCACACCATCGGCACCGCGCCCAACATCGAAGTGCCGATGATGGCGCGCGGCCAGGTGCATGGGCTGCTGGTGCTGTCGATCGACGGTGAGGAGGCGTTCGATCGCCTGGAGCAAGTCGGCCGAGTGGCACGCGCGCTTGCCGACTCGATGTCGCTCGCGCTCTCGAACATTGCCCTGCGTGAAAAGCTGCGGACCCAGTCGCTGCGCGACCCGCTGACCGGCCTCTACAACCGCCGCTATATGGAAGATGCGCTGGAGCGCTACATCAGCCTGGCCGAGCGTACCGGCAGCGCGACATCGGTGCTGATGATCGACCTCGACAACTTCAAGCGCCTCAACGACGAGCACGGCCATGCAAAGGGCGACGCCGTCCTGCGCGATGTCGCCGCACAGCTCGTCACGGCGCTGCGTCCATCCGATGTCGTCGCCCGCTACGGCGGCGAAGAGCTGATCGTGATCCTGCCCAACTGCGGGATCGACGACGCCGCGATCAAGGCCGAGATGCTGCGCATGCGCATCGAAGGCTTGTCGGACGCGCACGGCGTGGCCGTCAGCGCCTCGTTCGGTGTGGCCAGCGTGCCCCAGACCTCCACCAACGCCGCCGACGTCGTGCCCATGGCCGATGCGGCGCTCTATGCCGCCAAGAAGGCCGGCAAGAACTGCGTCGTCTGCACCGACAAGCGCGCCGGCCGCGACGACAAAGGCACGCCGAGGTTGGCGGTCACGGGGTGATTACGTGAGCCGTATCCCAGCCTAGCCCTACCCCACACTAAGAACCTGAACTCAGCCGATCCTCTCCCATCGGGAGAGGGGGACCGCTCGCGCAGCGAGTGGTGGAGAGGGGTTGAGGCCGGCGGAGGCCATGCCGTGACGCGCCCCCTCCGTCAGCCCTGACGGGCTGCCACCTCCCCCGATGGGGAGGATCAGGCACAATAACGCGCCCGCCGGCGAGCGCGGGATAACGCCTGAGGAACCCGGACAAATGCGGCCGGCGCTGCCCTGGCGCGACAGGGTTGGCTCGCGCTTCCAGTGTTGCGAATGTCCGGCGTGGGAAGCCGTAAGCGCCACCGGCTCGGCCCTGATCCACGAAGCACCGGCGAGACGGGCTCGCAGCTGGTCTCCGGCCTTTCGTGAGAGAGCAAGGCTTCGCATGGTTGCAGACGCCCGTCTAAAGCGCCGGCCGCGGTGGTTGCTGGCAAGAGCGACAGGCCTGAAGCCGCTCGTCTGCATCCGACCTGCTTCGACGTATAACCGATATGGTTCTAGGTGTCAAGCTGCACGCCTCTCGCCCTGAGGGGGAGGTGGCGCGCGCGCAGCGCATGACGGAGGGCTGTCGCCGTCAGTATGATGCGCGACCGCGGAGTTACACCGCTCTACCACCGCCTGCGTCGCCCCCTTCCTTGCAGGAGGATCGCAACGAAAAAGGCCGCGCCAGTCACCCGGCGCGGCCTCATCATGTCAGGGGCGGTCAGCCCACTGGCTCAGTCTTCCTTGAGGAAGGCCGGCAGGTGGTCGGGGTTGCCGCCGCCATTGTCGCCGCCATCACGGCGCGGGCCGCGGGGACCACGATCGCCACCACGGTCGCCACCGCGATCGTTGCGGGGACGACGACGGTCGCCGCCGCGATCACCACCACGGTCACCGCCACGATCGCCGCCCGGACGGTCCCCACGCGGCTCGCGAGGTTCGCGGGCCGGACGGGTGTCTTCCAGCTCGGCGCCGGTCTCCTGGTCGACGACGCGCATCGACAGGCGGACCTTGCCGCGATTGTCGATCTCAAGGACCTTGACCTTCACGGCCTGGCCTTCCTTGACGACATCGGTCGGCTTCTCGACACGCTCGTTCTTCATCTCGGAGACGTGGACGAGGCCGTCCTTGCCACCCATGAAGTTCACGAACGCACCGAAATCAACGATGTTGACGACCTTGCCGTCGTAGATCTTGCCGACTTCGGCTTCCTCGACGATGCCGAGGATCCACTTCTTGGCGGCCTCGATCTGGTTTACGTCGGAGGACGAGATCTTGATCACGCCTTCGTCGTCGATGTCGACCTTGGCGCCGGTCTCGGCGACGATCTCGCGGATGACCTTGCCACCGGTGCCGATAATGTCGCGGATCTTCGACTTGTCGATCTTGATCGTCTCGATGCGCGGAGCGTGGGCCGAAAGCTCGGTGCGAGCCGAACCCAGGGCCTTCTGCATCTCACCCAGGATGTGCGTGCGGCCAGCCTTCGCCTGCTCGAGCGCCTGACCCATGATCTCCTTGGTGATACCGGCGATTTTGATGTCCATCTGCATCGTGGTGATGCCGGCTTCAGTGCCGGCGACCTTGAAGTCCATGTCGCCGAGGTGATCCTCGTCGCCCAGGATGTCGGACAGCACCGCGAAGTCCTTGCCTTCCAGGATCAGGCCCATGGCGATGCCCG contains:
- a CDS encoding M23 family metallopeptidase is translated as MDCTGDCTGAAGEHSGIPGVTMQVGWPGLSRAITLSVVLTSAFWVALGAWLFHGHIAADHRGSAGAVTRDAGAPDGRSGLLDGLTGGAPGAAPTRPHVLAPVQVGRLAIPVVGVAAASLTDTFSQGRAQGARQHDAIDIMAGEGAPVLAASPGRVEKLFLSHDGGNTIYIRSPDRRLIYYYAHLAGYDPALREGMTVQVGQRLGTVGHTGNADPAAPHLHFAVWSADPSQGWSQQGTAINPYPLLTGRAAPK
- a CDS encoding diguanylate cyclase, whose protein sequence is MSEDETHTVRAGWLHRLGLTPRRRASDPPVDASACPPPTDTTLQRRREMLADVSSFLMAHGLPVNSFTLDVAHKVMAETDTRLMRAVEDRVRAGEPITLDWLETVADRCGKPEGTQALQDLIERLESTITQFAQTASDARSATSRYSSALEQHAEGLDANDALQGGDTIAAQIAVMVHDMLARTRLLEGELDRSARETRKLEKNLADARREAEVDYLTGLPNRRAFEAVFAQEVAEAQQAGHALCVAFCDIDHFKRINDAHGHEAGDRILRTVAKTLSRLLPNACHVARHGGEEFVIVMRGLSMAEAVAKLDEVRGAMAGRRLINRSTDIPFGQITFSAGIADVRAHEDPREALRCADRALYVAKSEGRNRIVCAPVPFVDGMRTANS
- a CDS encoding sensor domain-containing diguanylate cyclase, whose translation is MAVFGPSQLVRPAASLALVVMVIVFLTGLFFARGAVSQAIRQRTLFREAEETKQQVEELFAMTDMLQAAEDHEDAGSVLLATARRLLPEFGGALYVFNNSRDRLDLAKSWNVTESFHPSDTLLPSNCWALKRGKQHINDISRETLCCMHTIGTAPNIEVPMMARGQVHGLLVLSIDGEEAFDRLEQVGRVARALADSMSLALSNIALREKLRTQSLRDPLTGLYNRRYMEDALERYISLAERTGSATSVLMIDLDNFKRLNDEHGHAKGDAVLRDVAAQLVTALRPSDVVARYGGEELIVILPNCGIDDAAIKAEMLRMRIEGLSDAHGVAVSASFGVASVPQTSTNAADVVPMADAALYAAKKAGKNCVVCTDKRAGRDDKGTPRLAVTG